The Neorhizobium sp. NCHU2750 genome contains the following window.
CCGGCGGCCAGCGCCAGCGCGTCGCCATGGGCCGCGCCATCGTCCGTAAGCCGGCCGTCTTCCTGTTCGACGAACCGCTCTCCAACCTCGATGCCAAGCTGCGCGTTTCCATGCGTGGCGAGATCAAGCGCCTGCAGCGCCGCCTCGGCACCACCTCGATCTACGTCACCCACGACCAGCTGGAGGCGATGACGCTCGCCGACCGCCTCGTGGTCCTGAATGGCGGCCGCATCGAACAGGTCGGCTCGCCGCTCGATGTCTACCACACGCCGGCTTCGACCTTCGTTGCAAGCTTCATCGGCTCGCCGGCCATGAACCTCGTCAAGGCCGAACTGCAGGGCGACAAGCTGGCCATCGGCCCGGCACTGATCTCGCTCAACGGCTACGCGCCGACATCCGGTGCCGTCACCGTCGGCCTGCGCGCCGAGGACCTGCGCCTCGTTTCCGGTGGCGAAGGCATGCCGTTTGCCGTCGAATATGTCGAGGAACTTGGTTCCCAGCGCCTTGCCCACGGCCTTGTCGGGGATCAGGCGATGACGATCGCGCTTTCCGGCGAAGCAGCTATTTCCGACCGGATGCAGATAGCCATCGATCCCGCAAAACTGCATTTCTTCGATGCCGCGACCGGCAAACGCCTTGGCGCCCAGGTGCCGGCACATGCAAGCGTTGAAGAGGCGCAGCCGGTCGCCTGACATGCACTGATGTGATCGGCCGATTGGGTCGATTGACAATCGACGGCCGGGATTATTCCCGGCCGCATTGCTTTCGGGCGGGCGCCATCCTAAATCAGGCGGGCTCGAATGGGGCAGATACGTTCTCGGGGACAGAATTCATGGTGCATGTTCGCAAGGTCGCAATCCAGATGGACCACATTTCCGGCATCAATATTGCCGGCGATTCCACCTTCGCAATGACCCTCGAGGCTCAATCGCGCGGCTACGAACTCTTTCATTATACGCCCGACCGCCTGACCATGCGCGACGGCAAGATTTTCGCGGCTGTCGAGCCGCTCGTCGTGCGCGACATCAAGGGCGATCACTTCACCCTTGGCGAAAAGACCCGCATGGATCTCTCGCAGATGGACGTCGTGCTGCTGCGCCAGGATCCGCCCTTCGACATGGGCTACATTACCTCGACCCATCTTCTCGAACGGATTCATCCGAAGACGCTCGTCGTCAACGATCCGGCCTGGGTGCGCAACTCGCCGGAAAAGATCTTCGTCACGGAATTCGCCGATCTGATGCCGGCAACCCTGATCTCCCGCGACGTCAACGAGATCGCCGCCTTCCGCCAGGAAATGGGCGACATCATTCTGAAGCCGCTCTATGGCAATGGCGGCGCCGGCGTCTTCCATTCCACCCGCGACGATCGCAACTTCACCTCGCTTCTGGAAATGTTCGGCCAGATGTATCGCGGCGAGCCCTATATCGCCCAGGCCTATCTGCCGGCGGTGCGCAAGGGCGACAAGCGCATTCTGCTTGTCGACGGCGAGCCGGTCGGCGCGATCAACCGTGTTCCGGCCGAAACCGACAGCCGCTCCAACATGCATGTCGGCGGCCGCGCCGAGCCGACCGAGCTGACCACCCGCGAAAAGGAAATCTGCGCCCGCATCGGGCCCGCCCTGCGCGAGCGCGGCTTCATCTTCGTCGGCATCGACGTGATCGGCGACTACATGACCGAGATCAACGTCACGTCGCCGACCGGCATCCGCGAAGTCAGGAAATTCGGCGGCGCCGATGTCGCAAGCCTGATGTGGGATGCCATCGAGGCAAAGCTGAAGTAATTCAGTTGCCTTGCGAAGACTGAAAGAAAAGCGCCTTCGGGCGCTTTTTGCATTTTTGTTCGATTTTTGTTCTTGTTTAAATTCGAGCGCTGTGTCAGCTTATGGTTGTGCTGGCGCGAGGTGTGACACCTTTGTCCCCGGCATCATGGCGGGGGCAGGGCACATGGTTTCACGGGTCAGCACGGTCGCATTTCAGGGCATAGACGGGGTGCCGGTGGATGTTCAGGTCATGGTTGGCCCCGGCAAGGTCGGCATGCAGATCGTCGGCCTGCCGGACAAGGCGGTGGCCGAAAGCCGCGAGCGGGTTCAGGCGGCACTGCATGCGTCGGGCCTGGCTGTGCCGCACAAGAAGGTGACGGTCAATCTGGCGCCGGCAGACCTCCCCAAGGAGGGCTCGCATTTCGACCTTGCCATCGCGCTTGGCCTGATGGCGGCGCTGGGCGCCATTCCCGGCGATGCCGTTGCCGATCATGTCGTCATCGGCGAACTCAATCTCGACGGGACGCTGGCAGCAGTCGCCGGCGCGCTTCCGGCGGCCATCAGTGCCAATGCCTTGGGAAAGGGCCTGATCTGCCCGGCAGACAGCGGCCCGGAGGCGGCATGGGCGGGGCCGGGTGTCGATATTATCGCGCCGCGCAGCCTGATCGCACTCGCCAACCATTTTCGTGGCACCCAGGTCATCTCCCGCCCGCAGCCCGCCATCCGTGCCCTTCCGGCCAACCTGCCCGATCTTGCCGAGATCAAGGGGCAGGAGAGCGCCAAGCGGGCACTGGAGGTTGCCGCCGCCGGTGGCCATAACCTGCTTTTCGTCGGCCCGCCCGGTTCGGGAAAATCCATGCTGGCGGCAAGGCTGCCCTCCATCCTGCCGCCTCTCTCCGCCGCCGAACTGCTCGAAGTGTCGATGATCCATTCGATCGCCGGCCAATTGTCCGGCGGCAAGCTTTCCGATCGCAGGCCCTATCGCACGCCCCATCACTCGGCGACCATGGCCGCTCTCGTCGGTGGGGGCCTCAGGGCAAGGCCGGGCGAGGCGTCGCTTGCCCATCACGGCGTGCTGTTCCTCGATGAGTTTCCGGAATTTTCGCCACAGGTTCTGGATGCGCTGCGCCAGCCGCTGGAAACCGGCGAATGCGTCATCGCGCGTGCCAATCACCGCGTGTCCTATCCGGCAAGCATCCAGCTCGTCGCGGCGATGAACCCGTGCCGTTGTGGCATGGCGGGAGAGCCCGGTTACACCTGCGCCCGCGGTCCCCGCTGTGCCTCCGACTATCAGGCCCGCATCTCGGCCCCCCTGATGGATCGTATCGATATTCGCATCGATGTTCCTTCTGTCGCGGCTTCGGACCTCATCCGGCCGGCGCCGGCGGAAAGCAGCGCGGACGTGGCAAAGCGGGTTCTGGCAGCGCGGGAGATGCAGCGGGATCGGTATATGACTGCCGGCCTGCAGGGTGTTCTGACCAATGCACGCTGCTCGACGGCACTGATCGAGAAGGTGGCGGAACCCGATCCCTCCGGCCTGCAATTGTTGCGAGATGCGGCGGAAAAGTTGAAATTCTCCGCCCGCGGCTATCACCGGGTTCTCAAGGTGGCGAGAACCCTTGCCGATCTCGATGGCAAGCCGACCGTCGGCCGTATCCATCTCGCCGAGGCGATTTCATACCGTATGGCCAGTGAACGACTGGCCATTGCGGCGGCCTAGAGAAATTCCGGCAAAAACGGGAACCGGTTTTGTGCCGGAAATTGCGTGACGTCAGGGAGACAGGTCATTGCCGGCGTCCAATCATCGCCGGCAATGATCGAGATGCGGCTCAGCCGCCAAGCCCGTCGAAAAGCGCGGTGGAGAGATAACGCTCGGCAAAGGACGGAATGATCACGACGATGGTCTTTCCGGCATTTTCCGGCCGGCTGCCCACGTCGATCGCAGCTTTCAGCGCCGCACCGGAGGAAATGCCGACCGGCACGCCTTCAAGCCTGGCCACATGTCGGGCGGTCTCCAGCGCGTCGGCACTCGCCACCGTGACGATCTCGTCGTAGACATGCGTATCGAGAATTTTCGGTGCAAAGCCCGCACCGATGCCCTGGATCTTGTGCGGGCCGGGTTCACCACCGGAAAGAACCGGCGATTCCTTCGGTTCGACGGCAATCACCTTCACATCCGGCTTGCGTGCCTTCAAGACCTGGCCGACGCCGGTGATCGTCCCGCCGGTGCCGATCCCGGCAACGAAAATGTCGACCTTGCCCTCGGTATCGTTCCAGATCTCTTCTGCCGTCGTCCTGCGGTGGATCTCCGGGTTGGCCAGGTTTTCGAACTGCTGGGGAATGATGGCGTCGGGCAGTGTCGCGGCAAGTTCCTCGGCCTTGGCGATCGCCCCCTTCATCCCCTTGGGGCCTTCGGTCAGCACCAGTTCGGCGCCGAGCAGCGCCAGCATCTTGCGGCGCTCGATCGACATCGTCTCCGGCATGGTGAGGATCAGCCTGTAGCCCTTGGCTGCCGCCGCAAAGGCGAGCGCGATACCCGTATTGCCCGAGGTCGGCTCGATCAGTGTGGTCTTGCCCGGCGCGATCCTGCCCTCGGCCTCCAGGCTCTCGATCATCGCCACGCCGATACGATCCTTGACCGATGAGATCGGGTTGAAGAATTCCAGCTTGGCAAGAATGGTGGCGTTCACGCCCTTTTCCTTCGCCAGCTTGTCGAGCCGCACGATCGGCGTATTGCCGATCGTTTCGGTAATGGAGGAATAGATTTTGCCGCGTCCGGGCTTGTTATCCGACATGGTACTCTCCTTGAATATGCTGGAGAAGCTAGGCCTTGGCCCGAAGGAATGCCAGCAACGCCGCTCCGCCGAGCGGCCCCAGATGGAAATTCGTTCTGTAAATGATGAGACGAGAAAAATAATCTTTCCACTGAAAGCCAAAACGGTTTGAAATCGCCTTCCAAAGGCGGCGGAAACACCAAGCTGACATGGGGCTTGCTGCATTCCGGATGCCGGTATACGCCTTGCCTGTCGCCCCTGAATGAGGTTTTCGGCCATGAATATTCGTCAATATCTGGTCGTTCCCGGCCTCGCATTTGCGGTGGCTTTTTCGATCCTTGCGCCCTGCATGGCCGCATCGTCCCAGCCGGAGCCCGTACAGACCATCGTCTTCATGCGCCATGGGGAAAAGCCTGCGGCCGGCCTTGGCCAGTTGAGCTGCCAGGGGCTTAACCGGGCGCTGGCCCTGCCGCCGGTTCTCGCGCGCCTGTTCGGTCGCCCGGATCGCCTCTTTGCGCCGGATCCGGCCAAACGCAAGGAAGACGAAGGGACCGAGTATGATTACATCCGTCCGCTTGCCACGATCGAGCCGACCGCCATTGCTGCCGGGCTGCCGGTCGATACATCCGTCGGCTTCGACGATCTGGATGGTTTGAAGAAGGCGCTTGCGCCGCCGCCCGGACATCCCGAACTGGTCTTCGTCGCCTGGGAGCACAAGCAGATCGTCAAGCTGCTAAAGTCGCTCATCAAGGCGGGTGGTGGCGACAAGGATCAGGTGCCGAAATGGAAGGGCGAGGAATTCGACAGCCTTTACATCCTGCGCCGGCCCGTTTCAGGCTCAGGCCGCGTCACCTTCGAACGGCTTGAGGAAGGGCTGGATGGCCAGCCGCAAACCTGCCCCGGCCAGCAGGGCTGAGATGGTGGTTCAGACGCCGGTCGAGCCGAAGCCGCCGGCACCGCGCACCGTTTCCGTCGTCTCGCTGATCTCGGCAACCCGCACCTGCGTCACCGGGGCGATCACCATCTGGGCGATCCGCATGCCGCGGGTAATGACGAAATCCTCGTCGCCGAGATTGATCAGCAGCACCTTCACCTCACCACGATAGTCGCTGTCGATCGTGCCCGGCGTGTTCAGGCATGTGATGCCATTCTTGAACGCGAGGCCCGAGCGCGGACGGATCTGCGCTTCGAAACCGTACGGAACTTCGAAGATGAAGCCGGTCGGCACCAGCGCTCGCTTGCCCGGAGCAATCGTCATCGGCTCCGCGTCGTTGACGGCAGCACGCAGGTCCATGCCGGCCGCCCCCGCCGTTTCATAGGAGGGCAGGTCGAGGCCATTGCCGTTCGGCAAACGGACGAGATTGAGCATCGGCGAAGAAGGGGTGTGAGCGTTCATCGGGCCATTACTTTGCCGCTGCGATCCGCAGGTCAATTGCAATGAGAGGCTTTAGTCGCTAGATACCGCGGCAATTCACAGGATTCCAAGATATGGCCGAAACTCTGGCAGAGGCGGTTTCCCGCCGCCGCACATTTGCGATCATCGCCCACCCGGATGCGGGCAAGACGACGCTTACCGAAAAACTGCTTCTGTTCGGCGGCGCCATCCAGCTTGCCGGCGAGGTCAAGGCCAAGAAGGATCGCATCCAGACGCGTTCCGACTGGATGAAGATCGAGCGTGAGC
Protein-coding sequences here:
- the gshB gene encoding glutathione synthase — translated: MVHVRKVAIQMDHISGINIAGDSTFAMTLEAQSRGYELFHYTPDRLTMRDGKIFAAVEPLVVRDIKGDHFTLGEKTRMDLSQMDVVLLRQDPPFDMGYITSTHLLERIHPKTLVVNDPAWVRNSPEKIFVTEFADLMPATLISRDVNEIAAFRQEMGDIILKPLYGNGGAGVFHSTRDDRNFTSLLEMFGQMYRGEPYIAQAYLPAVRKGDKRILLVDGEPVGAINRVPAETDSRSNMHVGGRAEPTELTTREKEICARIGPALRERGFIFVGIDVIGDYMTEINVTSPTGIREVRKFGGADVASLMWDAIEAKLK
- the dut gene encoding dUTP diphosphatase; translation: MNAHTPSSPMLNLVRLPNGNGLDLPSYETAGAAGMDLRAAVNDAEPMTIAPGKRALVPTGFIFEVPYGFEAQIRPRSGLAFKNGITCLNTPGTIDSDYRGEVKVLLINLGDEDFVITRGMRIAQMVIAPVTQVRVAEISETTETVRGAGGFGSTGV
- the cysK gene encoding cysteine synthase A; its protein translation is MSDNKPGRGKIYSSITETIGNTPIVRLDKLAKEKGVNATILAKLEFFNPISSVKDRIGVAMIESLEAEGRIAPGKTTLIEPTSGNTGIALAFAAAAKGYRLILTMPETMSIERRKMLALLGAELVLTEGPKGMKGAIAKAEELAATLPDAIIPQQFENLANPEIHRRTTAEEIWNDTEGKVDIFVAGIGTGGTITGVGQVLKARKPDVKVIAVEPKESPVLSGGEPGPHKIQGIGAGFAPKILDTHVYDEIVTVASADALETARHVARLEGVPVGISSGAALKAAIDVGSRPENAGKTIVVIIPSFAERYLSTALFDGLGG
- a CDS encoding YifB family Mg chelatase-like AAA ATPase, with amino-acid sequence MVSRVSTVAFQGIDGVPVDVQVMVGPGKVGMQIVGLPDKAVAESRERVQAALHASGLAVPHKKVTVNLAPADLPKEGSHFDLAIALGLMAALGAIPGDAVADHVVIGELNLDGTLAAVAGALPAAISANALGKGLICPADSGPEAAWAGPGVDIIAPRSLIALANHFRGTQVISRPQPAIRALPANLPDLAEIKGQESAKRALEVAAAGGHNLLFVGPPGSGKSMLAARLPSILPPLSAAELLEVSMIHSIAGQLSGGKLSDRRPYRTPHHSATMAALVGGGLRARPGEASLAHHGVLFLDEFPEFSPQVLDALRQPLETGECVIARANHRVSYPASIQLVAAMNPCRCGMAGEPGYTCARGPRCASDYQARISAPLMDRIDIRIDVPSVAASDLIRPAPAESSADVAKRVLAAREMQRDRYMTAGLQGVLTNARCSTALIEKVAEPDPSGLQLLRDAAEKLKFSARGYHRVLKVARTLADLDGKPTVGRIHLAEAISYRMASERLAIAAA
- a CDS encoding sn-glycerol-3-phosphate import ATP-binding protein UgpC, which codes for MASIDVENVGKIYSGGVRAVSDIRLNIADGEFIVLVGPSGCGKSTLLRMIAGLETISEGEVKIGTRTVNNVEPADRDIAMVFQNYALYPHMTVKQNLEYGLKNRKTPRAEIDARVAEAARMLEIGQYLERKPKALSGGQRQRVAMGRAIVRKPAVFLFDEPLSNLDAKLRVSMRGEIKRLQRRLGTTSIYVTHDQLEAMTLADRLVVLNGGRIEQVGSPLDVYHTPASTFVASFIGSPAMNLVKAELQGDKLAIGPALISLNGYAPTSGAVTVGLRAEDLRLVSGGEGMPFAVEYVEELGSQRLAHGLVGDQAMTIALSGEAAISDRMQIAIDPAKLHFFDAATGKRLGAQVPAHASVEEAQPVA